In Desulfobulbaceae bacterium, the genomic stretch AGCGCTCCCCCGTTGGCGCCGTTGCCTACCACTGCGGTGATTGTTACCTTGGGGATATTGGTCTGCGGAGATGTGAGGCCGGTATCGTTATTGTAGCTTGTGATGGCGGTATTGATGGCATCGACAAGATGGTTGGCTAATGCCGCTGGGTCGGTATCGTCCGGAGGTCCGGAGATGCTGTCTACGGTATACGAGACGGCAACGCCATTGATGGTCAAATCGATGACGGAGGCGTTGTCGCCTGCTGCCATGGCGGTTACGGCCTTCCCCGGCACTTGAGTGGTCATTTTTGCCAAGACTCCAGCTGTGGCATTGTTGATGGCATTGGCCGCATTGGATGTCTTCCCCATGGCTAAACCGTATGTGTTCACGGAGCCATCAATTCTGCCAATACTGCGGCCATTGATTGTCAGGGACCCTGCTGACAAAGTGTTGGCTGCTGTTCTGGCGTCGACTGTCGTGTGCAGTAGGGTGGCGTCTTTGGCGTACTCGGCGCTGGTCAGTTCGTCGGAGAAGCTGACGAGTCCAGCGCCTTGGCTGTGCTGTTGGTTGACCTCGCGGATGAGGGCGTTGGCCAGGGAGTTGATGCGCCCCAGGTAGTTGTTGGGATCTCCCTCAGCCAATTTCCCGTTGATTTCAAGGAGCCCGCCGATCGAGCCGCCTAAGGCCGCTTTACTGTTCAGGGTAGTCCGGGTGCTATTGCCGTTGGAGTCGACGTTGACCCATTGCATAGCGTTGCCGGTCCAGTCCAGCTGCCAGGATTCGTTTTTGGTTACCATGGCGTGCCCGTCGCTCATGAGGACGGTATATGCCCCATCTTTTGACTCGAAATGAGTAATGTCAATATACCCGCCCAGCTTGGTGAGGAGGTTGTCCCGGGTGTCTCTGAGGTCATTTTGCTGTTGTTGCGGGGTCTCCGATGAGGTGATTTTAGTGTTGATGTCGGCCAGTTGTTTGGCCAGAGAATTAACATCCTCGACCGCCGACTTCAAGGAGACGCTGGTGTCGAATTTGGTCTGGGTGAGTTCGGCGCTCATGCTCTGAAGTTGAGCGTTGAGCAGCTCGGCGTGTTGGACTACGGTGAGGCGGTTGGAGCTGAGTTCCGGGTTGTTGCTGAGTGATTGCCATGATTCCCAGAATTTGCCCAGTAGTTCGTTGACTGCCAGACCCGGAACTTCGTTAAAGGTGGTTTCAATAACGCGCAACGACTGTTGCTGGGTAGTAAGGTTGTTGATGGTGGCGTTCTGGTTCATCATGCGTTTAACCATGAACATATCGTACTGTCTGACAACAGATTCGCCGCGGACGCCGTTGCCAAAAAAGCCGATGCCGGTGGGTGTTGCAACGGAAGTGGCCAAGTCGAGCACTTGGCGGGAATAGCCAGGGGTGTTGACGTTGGCGACATTGTGCCCGGCAACGGTGATGGCAGCCTGGTGGGTCAGCAACGCCTCCTTGGCTATATTGAGGGTTCCGGCAATGGTCATGTCATGCCTCGCAGCTGATGCAGCTGGGGAGTGTCCGGCCGCGAGCCTGGGAACGGCCTGGGATGTGGTAGGTATGTTCTGGCTGGGCTGGTCGGGTCAATAGCGCGATAGCCTCACTTAGGCAGCTCAAGGTGTCCTCGGTGAAGCGCTT encodes the following:
- the flgK gene encoding flagellar hook-associated protein FlgK, with translation MTIAGTLNIAKEALLTHQAAITVAGHNVANVNTPGYSRQVLDLATSVATPTGIGFFGNGVRGESVVRQYDMFMVKRMMNQNATINNLTTQQQSLRVIETTFNEVPGLAVNELLGKFWESWQSLSNNPELSSNRLTVVQHAELLNAQLQSMSAELTQTKFDTSVSLKSAVEDVNSLAKQLADINTKITSSETPQQQQNDLRDTRDNLLTKLGGYIDITHFESKDGAYTVLMSDGHAMVTKNESWQLDWTGNAMQWVNVDSNGNSTRTTLNSKAALGGSIGGLLEINGKLAEGDPNNYLGRINSLANALIREVNQQHSQGAGLVSFSDELTSAEYAKDATLLHTTVDARTAANTLSAGSLTINGRSIGRIDGSVNTYGLAMGKTSNAANAINNATAGVLAKMTTQVPGKAVTAMAAGDNASVIDLTINGVAVSYTVDSISGPPDDTDPAALANHLVDAINTAITSYNNDTGLTSPQTNIPKVTITAVVGNGANGGALNSIILKNSNQGDESSITISGASDTATEAKIGLSDGTYQADSAHNTGELSLFSNNGPIAIDGGADDTNMAELGWAGTVTYSNQAATTPTANTTITFDLNGKSLTFTVAAGDPPNTVATKAVAEINKWSATTGAKAKVGDGTNGGSQNSIVFTSETNDLHVSSVSVAEATILGFSDFTKLGVANADENPGDGKLSYTFSDHGVANSLMGLDYGDTLATDGGSFDLWLYNKDGSLALAQPVSIDLTRAYSLNDVATTINKSIMNATNQNIPWVNATVVSNQLVLKPDNNHNFAFGNDTSNFLAAIGINTFFSGHNASTIGINQAISGNLNNLAAGQVNSFGEIFAGDNSNALKVTNIQRDETITYKGLGAGTDTLDGFYNSLIAEIGLKGRNVNSDLEYNKLVYDQLNELRDATSGVSLDEEMANLIKYQHAYSAAAKLISTSDEMLKTLLDSLAR